A genomic segment from Malus domestica chromosome 05, GDT2T_hap1 encodes:
- the LOC108170367 gene encoding mitochondrial outer membrane protein porin 2-like — translation MSKSSSKPKHKSKSKSKSTTSSKGPPLFSDFGHKAKDLLTAGYSKGQRFSFSSHIDGGVNLTCSTSAKIGGRSSAAVAGSYTYKNATFNCRIDTDSKVTGTLGTKFPSCTKTSASFSLPEYKSSKLRFQTRQEYGAAAVSVSLCQSPAINLSATVGSASFVIGMEAEYKTASSTFSKCNAGISMKSLNSDASIILGNKGGLVTASYVHYLDQEKKNAAVVEFTQNLSTKRSTLTVGGSCMVDHQTVVKARLDGSGDVKTLLQYSIRPKSRLSISGEFNTKALDRIPKIGLALSLAP, via the exons ATGAGCAAGTCCTCCTCCAAGCCTAAGCATAAAAGCAAGAGCAAGAGCAAAAGCACAACCAGCAGCAAGGGCCCTCCACTTTTCTCCGACTTCGGTCACAAAGCTAAAG ACTTGCTTACAGCGGGATATTCCAAGGGCCAGAGGTTCAGTTTCTCATCCCACATTGATGGCGGAGTG AACCTTACATGTTCAACCTCCGCGAAGATTGGAGGACGATCAAGTGCAGCTGTTGCAGGATCGTACACATACAAGAATGCCACCTTCAACTGCCGAATTGATACGGATTCAAAA GTTACTGGAACATTAGGTACGAAGTTTCCGTCATGCACAAAGACTTCAGCTTCATTCAGCTTGCCGGAGTACAAGTCTAGCAAG CTCCGGTTTCAAACACGCCAAGAATATGGTGCCGCAGCTGTGTCTGTTTCTCTGTGCCAGTCCCCTGCAATCAACCTTTCAGCAACCGTCGGTAGTGCAAGCTTTGTCATCGGTATGGAGGCAGAATACAAGACCGCTTCCAGCACTTTCTCCAAATGTAATGCAGGCATTAGCATGAAGAGTCTCAATTCTGATGCTTCAATAATTCT GGGAAACAAGGGTGGCTTGGTAACAGCATCGTACgttcattatcttgatcaagaaaaGAAGAATGCAGCAGTGGTGGAGTTCACTCAGAACCTCTCAACAAAGAGAAGCACCTTGACAGTTGGAGGATCGTGCATGGTTGATCATCAAACAGTGGTGAAAGCTAGACTCGATGGTAGCGGAGATGTTAAGACTCTCCTGCAGTACAGTATTAGACCCAAGTCGCGCTTGTCTATCTCCGGCGAGTTCAACACCAAGGCACTTGACAGGATTCCTAAAATTGGACTGGCACTTTCTCTTGCCCCTTAA
- the LOC114824827 gene encoding uncharacterized protein translates to MELSSVSMISTSNLSMPNPTVHFRRTISVLIRTRTRIVSSLLTPTTLTKKSREAGTGPTMPTMAEILDSSKSQKLDLQLQTVGPFFRITARSLGTKKELGKAEGLIRVWLKGRILHLESIRLKRETLGMEKSIFGIGLFLGAVAVRYGYDCGCGTAELLAINDSDIYHHKLVRFYSRIGFKAVHEVTGSTFGDFAHMLAWGGIGTRMDASVEALLIKWCTRFKSPK, encoded by the exons ATGGAACTATCATCCGTATCAATGATTTCAACTTCCAACCTCTCCATGCCAAATCCAACTGTTCATTTTCGCCGCACCATAAGCGTTTTAATCCGAACCAGAACCCGAATTGTTTCTTCATTACTCACCCCCACTACCCTTACCAAGAAAAGTAGAGAGGCCGGCACCGGACCCACAATGCCAACCATGGCTGAGATACTGGACTCATCAAAATCCCAGAAGCTGGACCTGCAGCTCCAAACTGTGGGACCCTTTTTCAGAATCACGGCCAGAAGCTTGGGGACGAAGAAAGAGCTCGGAAAGGCCGAGGGGCTCATAAGGGTCTGGCTGAAAGGGAGGATCCTTCACTTGGAGTCCATCAGACTCAAGAGAGAGACTCTGGGGATGGAGAAGTCGATATTTGGGATCGGTTTGTTTCTTGGAGCTGTTGCCGTTCGGTATGGATACGATTGCGGTTGCGGAACGGCTGAGCTGCTGGCTATCAATGACTCCGATATTTACCACCACAAG CTTGTGCGGTTCTATTCAAGAATCGGATTCAAGGCTGTACATGAAGTGACTGGTTCGACATTTGGAGACTTCGCCCATATGCTGGCCTGGGGAGGAATCGGGACACGAATGGATGCCAGTGTTGAAGCGCTACTGATCAAATGGTGCACCAGGTTCAAATCTCCAAAGTGA
- the LOC114824824 gene encoding uncharacterized protein, protein MSRRDSRDSDSRRHRSRFDREPSPKRSRRGEKDEKDRIASKGNLESGKQSDQDQKHRQRLQDTLPLESTLAPDSKGENGDSRKESNKKPSGPHEGTKHSTNPSEIPRSRSYFQHNERGNAGQVVRSSGRGSTAEHGSWRDPKDRHDDRTVSKTTTNDSRSRNEKAKAGENRNWRHDGFFEMEADPPSARKRPAFREKKIPVESDNADKTAAETAKSSHPDPSMEGSRKKEDRGHNPRHTDRSDKQFAGERGSYRRDAPPGVFPSRERYTGGAGRNNRGRDGFSGRQGYNSSMGRAEKWTHDLYNEANRSPTPKNEEDQIAKVEALLAS, encoded by the exons ATGTCGCGACGAGACAGTCGGGATTCCGACTCCAGACGACACCGTTCCAGGTTTGACAGAGAACCCAG TCCCAAGAGGTCCCGGAGGGGTGAGAAAGACGAAAAAGACAGAATCGCCAGCAAAGGTAATTTAGAAAGTGGGAAGCAGAGTGACCAGGATCAGAAGCACCGCCAGAGGCTGCAAGATACACTGCCACTTGAATCTACATTAGCACCTGACTCAAAGGGGGAAAATGGGGATTCCAGAAAAGAATCCAATAAGAAACCCAGTGGACCTCATGAAGGaaccaaacactccactaatccATCTGAAATACCCCGGTCTCGATCTTATTTTCAG CACAATGAGCGTGGTAATGCTGGGCAAGTTGTTCGAAGCTCTGGTCGTGGTTCAACTGCTG AGCATGGATCGTGGAGGGATCCAAAGGATAGGCATGATGATAGGACAGTGAGCAAGACAACAACTAATGATTCACGGTCAAGAAATGAGAAAGCTAAGGCGGGTGAAAACAGGAACTGGCGCCATGATGGGTTCTTTGAAATGGAGGCTGATCCACCATCGGCAAGGAAGAGACCTGCATTCAGGGAGAAGAAGATTCCAGTGGAGTCTGATAATGCTGACAAGACAGCAGCAGAGACTGCAAAGTCAAGCCATCCTGACCCTTCCATGGAAGGAAGCAGAAAAAAGGAGGACAGAGGGCACAACCCACGCCACACAGATAGATCTGATAAGCAATTTGCAGGAGAGAGAGGGTCTTACCGAAGAGATGCACCACCGGGTGTCTTTCCTTCGAGAGAGAGGTACACTGGTGGCGCTGGCCGTAACAACAGGGGAAGAGATGGATTCAGTGGGAGACAAGGTTATAATTCTAGTATGGGTCGTGCTGAGAAATGGACGCATGATTTGTATAACGAGGCTAATAGGAGTCCAACGCCGAAAAATGAAGAGGATCAAATTGCAAAGGTGGAAGCACTTTTGGCTTCATAG